TTTGAATTCCAGCATGAACAAGCAAGGGCTCAGGCAAAATCACGCGACCTTCGCCGTCGAAGGGGAGCAGCTGTGAATCGGCGAAAATAGTGGCCGTTAAGTCATCTTGCATATCCGAGAACAAATCTAACTCGTCCACGCTGGCACTAAGGCGCTGCATACGCTCAATTCCCATTCCTTCAATAGCCGGAAACTTATACGACCGAAAAACCACAATGCCTTGAAAAGGTTGTTGAGCAAGGGCCTGACGAAAAGATGCCGGAACAGAAATCCGACCCTTTTTATCAATCTTATTCACATAGGTAGACAGGAAGAGTGTCATGCCCTTTATCTTTCTTCCTCTGAAATGCTGCGCCCGTAGTCATACCGCCCAAAGGCGGAAAGGAGTCTTTCTCCTCCTATTATGGGATATCATGGGGCAAGATGGGAGTCAATGGGATTTTATGGGAAAACCCCACAGACTTATCCACAGAGGCGCACAGGTGCGGACGTTTCGCAAAATCAATCAACGACTTGTGTTTTTGATCTATTTCGAAAATCTACTGTGAAAAAATGTTCCTTTTTTCACAGGGGAAAAATCAAGAACACATCCCCTCCCCCTGAAATGACGGCTTTGTTCGGGAGGGTGTAAAAAGGGGGTTGAAAATTTCTGCGGGAGCTTGTTGAATTAGGCAAATTTGACAGTCAGAGTGAGAGAAAATGCCTTACAATCCACATTTGAAATCTGGAGAAAAGCGAAAGCGGCCAAAGTCACAATACAGGGTGACGAACTGGCGAGAGTACAACCAAAGTCTGAAGAAACGTGGCAAACTGAGAGCTTATTTACCCAATGGCCATCTCAAGGAAGTCCTTTTCAATTCTGAATCTTATGTTGAGGGTGCCTCTGGGCGATCAAGTGTCTATAAACCTGCCTATATTCAGTTGGCGTATACGTATTATAGGTTGTTCGGAAACTTAGGGATCCGGCAAGTGACGGGTTTTCTTGAGGATCTCTGGGAGCAACTGCATTTGGATATCCCCGTTCCGAGTTTCGGGACCTTGAGTGACGCGTTTGCGTCTCTCCCTATAGAGGTCCAACGTTTTTGTGACAATGTGGCCCGACGTTTGGCCAAAGGTGAAAACATAGCCCTCATTATGGATAGTACGGACATGAGATTTCCCAAAGCTCATGACTGGTATGAGAAGAAGTATGGGAGCCGCTCTCAAAAAAGACCGATCCGCAAGATGCGATCTCGACATGGACACGCATGTTGCTGAGGTGACAGAAGGCACAGACTCCGACATTGGGCAGATGGATGCCCTGATTCCCAATGAGATTCGTCAAATCTTGGACCAGATCTTTGCTGATAAGGCCTACTGCGATCATGAAAGAGCTCAAGCCCTTATTGATGAGGGAATTATTCCTGTGATTCCGCCACCCAAGACGGCAATTGTTCATGGAAAGCCGGAGACGAACTGGCATAATTTTCTGGTCTTTTATATTCAAAGGAAAGGATCCATCTATGCGTTTCACCAAAAGTTTAGCTATGGACTTCGGGAAAGAGTCGAAGCCCATTTCTCTCGGATAATCCGCTGCCTGGGCAATAGCTTCAAAACGATTAAGCTGGAATCCCAAAAGGCGGAAGCCGTCATTATCGCCAACGTCCTCAACCTTTGGAACTCCTTTGGCAGACCCGTCACTGTTAAAATAGGATAATTCTGTCTATACTACACCTGAACCTACCCTCCCGAACAAAGCCATGGGAATGGTTACCGTGGGAATGATGGGTATTCAAATCCTGTTGTTGAGGCTTGCAACCATTATTTTCACTATAGTTTTTATATTCAGTCTTTTCATTGCTAGCATTTAGCGAGCCTGCTGCAGTGTGAACCTCCACGGGGCAAGCCCCGTGGTATCTCGTTGGCCTAAAGGCCAAGTTCAAGCTGCGCTTGCCTCATATCACTAATTATATGAGGGGCGCTTCATCCATGGGACAAGCCCCATGGTTTTATGCGCGTATAAATTAGGAAAACGCCCATTGCTACCAATTTGAATTTATTCATTTTTAATCTCCCTATTGCAATATTTTTGTTTTATATGGTTTATTCAAGTTTCACCGTTGAAAAGCATATCATACTTTTGAAAAACTTTGTAAGAGTTCAGTACAAATGAGACTCAAGAGGCCTCGAGAATATGAGAGTGAATATAGTGCAAAGGAGTGAGGCCTTTCAAGGCGCGATGAGGCCGATAAGAATTATACTTTGAGACAGCTTGAGAGAGCTCAAAGCGCATAGAAGCTATGGAATCAGCCAGGAGGTTGTTTTGGTTGTAAAATTCCTCCCGGAATATGCGATTTCCTCGCTCAACGCCGCCGTTGTAAGTGGGCTTTTTGGGGGACAGAACAATCAGCGGAATTCCAAGTTCTGCACAGGCTTCCTCAAATTCTGCCATAAATTCAGAGCCACCGTCGACGTGTAGGGAGTGAATTTTAAAGGGCGCCTGCTTTACAAACTCAAGCAAGAAGCGCTTGGCATGGGCATACACACTCGCATAGATAAATTTCGAGCCTCTTTCCCAAGTCTGTAAGTGCTTGAAACAGATACCATTTTTGGTGACTGTCATGTGGTCAATCTGCACCCGTTCACCAAGCGTCATCGTTTTATAATCCTTGAAAGTCCAAGGTTTTGCATGGCTTTTAAATTGTCTTTTTCTTTTTGTTCTCAGGGCGGAGGGTGATTTTTGCACAAGCCCCTTGTTTTTGAGGGAGGTCAGGATACGGCCGACGGTGCTTTCGCTCAGGATTTGCCCATGGTCTCGCTTGAGAATGATGGCGATTTTCTCTTTGCCATAGGTGGGATTTTCGCGGCGCACTCTCAAAACAAGCTGAACTTCTGCCTCTCCCCAGCGCCGTTTGTTGAGATTTCGTGGCTTTTTTGAAGGTGGAGCCATCCCATTTTCAATATCACGCAGAATATTTTTGTGGCGATAATAAGTTGCGCGAGATATATCGCAAATTTCTTGGCATATCGCATCGGAAACGTTTTCAGCTTTCAACTTTTCCCAGCGCCTCACGCCGTCTTCATACCGTTTGCGATAGACGTCCAAACAGTCTTGTGTACGCGCATATGCATAAAGCCTATGCATATTTTTATATAATCCGTGGATCCTCATCATGTCCTCTATCAATAGGTTTTTTACATTTCCTATTCTTGAGACCTGGTTTGGGTGTGGCAATGGAGATGAGCTTTGCTACAGCGCAATTTGAGGGCGCGCTCAGCTCATCTCCATCCCTCCCAATCCTGTCTCACTTCTATCTGAACTCGGACAGTGAGTCACGACACTCCAGAAAAGGCAGCGTGACTCAGAAAAGTGCTCTCTTCCCTACTTTGCTTCTTTGCCGACATACTTTTCTCCAGATTTTATTATGCACGCTAGTTTCCCTTTACAAGCAATCGTTGGAGCGCAAATGTGGATAGACTGTCCGTTGCGAGGGGGCAGTGTGCACTCTTGCTCACCTAGAGGGCATGCAAGAATGATTTTAGATTTATCCTTTGGCAAAACAAAGGCATCTTCATCACATGGAGTAATACAGTAATCATATGCCTGGTCCAATATATAAATTTGTACGTAGACCTCCCCTTTATCGCAGACAAGTTGCTGTGGTTTGGACTGGGCATCAACAACTCCTGGCATTAAAAGGGATATTGCTGATGCAAATAATATAGATATATAGATCTCAATCTCATTGGGTTTCTCTCCTGTTTGTTTTTGTTTTTTTAAGTTCACTTTTCAAAGCTCCCCGCTAGCAAGCATATCATAGTCAATACTTTGCTCAAACTTCTATTTTCATAATATACGAGCTCATATAGAAGTGAGGCCTGACCTAAGAAGTGAATTGAGAGAGCCCTCTTAAAGGAGTGTTAATTATATCACTCAACACCCATGGCGCGCTTCATAAAAAAGAGTTTGAGTGGTTTGATGCTATTTACAAGGCTCAAACCGGAGCCTCGCATGAATCGCAAAAACCGTGAGGAATTTCCAAACAACCGAATAAGTCCATGTGTTGAGGATAGAAGACTCGTCTGATCCCATTTTCGAGATTTAACATAGTTCTCCAAAAGTGTGGGGCTTCCAAAATCAAGGCCCAATTTTTGCGCCTCCCTTAAAGCTGTGCTAAAACTTTCGACGTCTCGAATCCCGAGGTTAAGGCCCTGTCCCGCCACAGGATGCATCGCATGCGCTGCATCCCCAATTAAAACCAAACGATCACTCGCAATAGCTCGGCACGTGGTTAAAGATAGAGGATAAGATTGCCGGAGGCCCTGAAATTGAAACCTCCCCAAGGTTTCTCCGAATGTGGACTCAAGCTCTTGGCAAAATTCGACATCTTTTAATGTCATCATCACTTCAGATTTTTCCGTCTCAAGGCTCCACACAAAGGCTGACGTATTTCCCGCTAAGGGCAGAAACGCCAAAGGTCCAAAAGGTGTAAAATGTTCAAAAGCAATGTGATGATGGGGCTTTTCATGGGAAACCACACCCACAATGGCGTGTTGATGATAGGGAATGGTTTTGGAGGCAAGTCCCGCCAAATCCCTTAGCTTCGAATTTTTTCCATCCGCTGCAATCACTAAAGTGGCTTTTAAAATACGTCCGGATTTTAAGGTCATTTGAATTTGCGAAATATTAGATTTCATTTCTACGACCTCATCCGACTCCACAAATTGAATGTTTTTGGAATTGGAAAGTGATGCTTTTAAAGCCTGATCTAAATCTTCCGCAGTGACCATATAACCCATGGGACCAAGGCCCAGGGCTTTTGCGTCATAATGAAGACGATGATCGGATTTATGATCCGTGATGAGAATGTGTGAAATCGGAGTGGGATCCGATTTTAACTTCTCCCAAATCCCCAAGGTCTCCAAATAAATCTGACTCCCAAGCGTTATGGCAAACGTCCTCCCATCTTGTGTGAGAGGAGTTCTAAAATCCCTCTTGTCAAAAATAGCCACTTCCAATCCTTGATCTGAAAGCGCTTTGGCCATAAGACTGCCCGTAAAACCACCACCGCAAATAATTACATCCAACAATTTATTTTTTTGTCTACCCATGGGAAATCCCTAGCGTCTTTCGTGAAGGTTGTGTAACTTGCGAAAAAGTAGCGCTCTTTTGGGGTGTTGTTCAAGGTATTTAGAGGTCGAACGTGTCAAAATTGGCTTATGCATCCGAAAAAATCAAGGCGCCATCTTTAGTTTCGCTTCAAACTTTATTTGAAGGCCGCATGGATCAGGTCAACGAGAAGATCCTCAAAAGCTTGGAATGTTCGGTCCCCCTCATTCAAGACATTGCGGGATATCTCATCAAACAAGGCGGAAAACGACTGCGTCCCCTTTTGACTTTAGCCTCTGCAGAATTATGTGGATATAAAGGACATCGTCATGTGGGACTGGCATCTGCCGTTGAATTTATTCACACCGCAACCCTTCTGCATGACGATGTGGTAGACGAAAGTGCACTCCGTCGCGGAGCTGCCACCGCCAACACTATTTGGAATAATACGGCCAGTGTTCTTGTAGGGGATTTTCTTTTTTCCCGCGCATTTCAACTTATGGTGGAAGATGGATCTTTAGACGTTTTGAAAGTGCTTTCCCAAGCCTCAGCAACCATTGCCGAAGGCGAGGTTATGCAATTGGCGTCTGCCCGAAATCTTAATCTCAGGGAAGAGAATTACCTCGCCGTGATTGGTGCCAAAACAGCATGCCTTTTTGAAGCGGCCACCCATGTAGGAGCACTTGTGGCAGACGCCTCTTCGGAAAAATGTGAGGCCTTAAGAAAATTCGGATTTAATCTTGGGATGGCTTTTCAATTAACTGATGATGCCCTTGACTATTGTGCTACAGGGGAATCTTTAGGCAAACACGTTGGCGATGATTTTGCAGAAGGAAAAGTCACCCTTCCCATTCTCATCACCTATCATGCGGCCACTGAAATTGAAAAAGCCTTCATTAAAAAATGCTTTGTAGATTTAACCCAAGAACCCCAAGATTTAACGCGTATGATTAAGCTCATTCATGATAAAGGCGCCCTTCAAGCCGTCTCAGCAAAAGCACAAAGTTATCTCAATAATGCAAGAGAATGTCTTAAGATTTTTGAAGAAACTTCCCTCAAATCCACTCTTCTCGAGACCCTTGATTTTGTACTAGTCCGGAATCATTAAAAGCAGACACTTCGATTTGGAATTTTTAGACACTTCGATTTGGAATTTTCATTTAAAGACTCCCTTCCCGTCATTCCATAAACAAAATTACTCAACAATGTCATTGAATAGATTTCGAATAAATACAGGGACCAGAGCGCTTAAGGGGTTGATATTGACTTGGGGCTCATCTGTGGTTCCCGTAACCGTATAGCTTGCCGCAAACAATCCTTCACCATCTTTGCCATTAATCAAGGATCCAATTAAGGGAATATGACCCAAAACAGAGTTAATCACATAAAGAGGCGCAATGGCGCCCTTAAGATTAAATTCGCCTTTTAAACGATCTATTTGGCCTTCTACGGAAAATCCCAAGGACAAGCTTTTTCCAACACCTTTTGTGACTTTTATGATGTCATCCCCGTAAATAAAATTGGTATCAAATCGATTCAAAGAAACCACACCATCGGAGAACAAATTGGCAAATCCAATGGGAGAGGCAACTGCTGCAAATCGAGCCAAAAGGGGGATTTTTCTGACTTCAAAATTTTGGACTTTGAAGAGTCCTTCAAAGGGATTCCCAACTTTGCGCGAAGCTTTAATGGTGAGTTCGCCACCCAACATATCTTCAAAAATATTTAAGTTATTAAAAAATTGTCCAGCATCATTGGCTCGCACAATTAAATTTTGGGATCCATTGTGAGGGCGCGTGATTTGCATCCAAATTCCGCCTTCCACATCTTTCATTTGACCTTTGTCGATAGTTCCTTTTCCAGCTTCAGCAGTCAGTTCCACGGCATTCCAAACCGTATCCTTTTTCTCAAGGAGAAGATCCAAATGGGCTGTGACTTTTTTAAACGTTTTATTCTCGCC
This DNA window, taken from Candidatus Bealeia paramacronuclearis, encodes the following:
- a CDS encoding transposase; its protein translation is MPYNPHLKSGEKRKRPKSQYRVTNWREYNQSLKKRGKLRAYLPNGHLKEVLFNSESYVEGASGRSSVYKPAYIQLAYTYYRLFGNLGIRQVTGFLEDLWEQLHLDIPVPSFGTLSDAFASLPIEVQRFCDNVARRLAKGENIALIMDSTDMRFPKAHDWYEKKYGSRSQKRPIRKMRSRHGHACC
- a CDS encoding polyprenyl synthetase family protein, translating into MSKLAYASEKIKAPSLVSLQTLFEGRMDQVNEKILKSLECSVPLIQDIAGYLIKQGGKRLRPLLTLASAELCGYKGHRHVGLASAVEFIHTATLLHDDVVDESALRRGAATANTIWNNTASVLVGDFLFSRAFQLMVEDGSLDVLKVLSQASATIAEGEVMQLASARNLNLREENYLAVIGAKTACLFEAATHVGALVADASSEKCEALRKFGFNLGMAFQLTDDALDYCATGESLGKHVGDDFAEGKVTLPILITYHAATEIEKAFIKKCFVDLTQEPQDLTRMIKLIHDKGALQAVSAKAQSYLNNARECLKIFEETSLKSTLLETLDFVLVRNH
- a CDS encoding transposase; the protein is MDTHVAEVTEGTDSDIGQMDALIPNEIRQILDQIFADKAYCDHERAQALIDEGIIPVIPPPKTAIVHGKPETNWHNFLVFYIQRKGSIYAFHQKFSYGLRERVEAHFSRIIRCLGNSFKTIKLESQKAEAVIIANVLNLWNSFGRPVTVKIG
- the mraZ gene encoding division/cell wall cluster transcriptional repressor MraZ yields the protein MTLFLSTYVNKIDKKGRISVPASFRQALAQQPFQGIVVFRSYKFPAIEGMGIERMQRLSASVDELDLFSDMQDDLTATIFADSQLLPFDGEGRVILPEPLLVHAGIQTEAAFVGRGATFQIWNPQAFEEQQKSARLRVQDKQATVKLRSALSGEGA
- a CDS encoding UbiH/UbiF/VisC/COQ6 family ubiquinone biosynthesis hydroxylase, with translation MGRQKNKLLDVIICGGGFTGSLMAKALSDQGLEVAIFDKRDFRTPLTQDGRTFAITLGSQIYLETLGIWEKLKSDPTPISHILITDHKSDHRLHYDAKALGLGPMGYMVTAEDLDQALKASLSNSKNIQFVESDEVVEMKSNISQIQMTLKSGRILKATLVIAADGKNSKLRDLAGLASKTIPYHQHAIVGVVSHEKPHHHIAFEHFTPFGPLAFLPLAGNTSAFVWSLETEKSEVMMTLKDVEFCQELESTFGETLGRFQFQGLRQSYPLSLTTCRAIASDRLVLIGDAAHAMHPVAGQGLNLGIRDVESFSTALREAQKLGLDFGSPTLLENYVKSRKWDQTSLLSSTHGLIRLFGNSSRFLRFMRGSGLSLVNSIKPLKLFFMKRAMGVE